The Anaerolineales bacterium DNA segment GAATGGAGAAACCTTCCTTCACGTCAGTGTAGATTTGAACGATGTCCAGACACACCGTTGATACGCTGGCTGATTCCCAGCCGTCTACCAGAACGGCAGGGGGGATTGGGGTGTTGGTGGGAATAGTGGTGAAGGTTACCGTCGCGGAATCTGCAGCGTTGGGTATGTCTGTCCCATTCGCGACATTGGCGGCCTGGTCGGCGATCTGCGTTGTGGAAGGTGCGCAGGCACTCATCACGATAACAACCAATATTATCACCGGTAGGTGAAGCATGTTGATTTGTACCCTGGCATTTTTATTTGCTTTTACTGTAATCATGATTTCTTTATTCATTGTAGACTTTCCTCACTCTATAGATTTAAGACGCCGTTGAAGCTTTATTCTTTGTAATGCTCTAACAATCGTTAACCCAAGTGGGATTTGGATTGGACCTATCGTGGTTCTTTATATCTGACCAACTATTATATCTATCCCGCTTCCGTAGTGAGAAATAACCATAACACGCGTCGTATTTCGTTCGAAAACCAATTTCACCGTTAACTCTACACGTTTTCCCCGTCCACGATCTAATAAGTTCCACATCAGACATAGTCTATAACTGCGATCGGCATGGCAGAAGTTACGGTGGTAGTGATTTGATTCAGTACGAAGGTACTCCGAATTATTGAGGTCAGTATCGTGATGAATATCGCCTTGCGTCTTTATTCAGGTGAGAATGCATTCTCGGACTTGAAAAGTATGGTGTTGGGAAAAAACTCATTCGGCTCGATCAAGCAGCTCAGGTGCAAAGTCAGGCGGATTACGGGGTAAATCACTTTCCGATTTGCATTCCGTGATGCATGGCAATACAATCGAGTCAACTCGATGGCGATGGGAGATACAAATGCAAGTATTGACAGGGCGAATCAATCTACCATGTTTAACGCTGGAGTCACTCCTGGTAACCCTGATCCTTGTCGGCATCACCGGCTGCGCCGAATCGACCCCCGAGCCAACACAGGTAACACCAGCCGCCATCGCTACGCCAACCAACCGGCCGACCGTCACCCTGTCCTACGAAGAGGTCCCGGTCATCACCGATCCGACTGTCGACACCAACCCGCTGGATATGTTCGTGGAAACGGAAGCGCCGCTGGGCGGCGGCGGGCGGATCGTCTTCTCCTCGGAGCGCGAGGAGAAATATTCCTACGACCTGTACAGCATGCTCCCTGATGGAACGGACGTCAGGCGCCTCACGGATACGAGTGAGGAATCGGAGTATTCCCCCAACTGGTCGCCGGACGGCGAGCGCATCGTATTCCGCTCCTTCTCGCCCGCCCGCACGGACTTCCTCTACGTCATGAACAGCGACGGCAGCGACAGGCAGCACATCCTGACCGCCAATCGCTTCGCCGGCGATCCGGATTGGAAGGGAGCCGGGATCGTGTACTTCGAGGGGCGCTGCACGATCGACGACTGCTGGTCCGACGTGGAGAAGATGACCACCGAGATTTACGTCATCCAGCCGGATGGCAGCGGGCGCACGGCGCTCACATTCAGTTCCAGGTGGATGCGAGGACCATCGTGGTCACCGGATTTTGAGAAGATCGTGTTTTCATCCGGCAGTCCATACACGCTTCAGGTCATGAAAGCCGACGGCAGCGGACAGGAAGGCCTCATCGCACTGCCGGGCGATGCGATCGATCCCGCCTGGTCGCCGGACGGCGAGTGGATCGTCTTCGCCACCAACCGGCACGTGAAATTCGATATCTACATGGTCCGGCCGGACGGCACGGATCTGACCCGTCTCACGGACGATCCGCACAACGACGAGCAGCCAGCCTGGTCGCCGGATTCGAAGTTCATCGTTTTCTCATCGGAAAGGGACTCGGAAAAGGACGGGGAATCCGAGATCTACATACTGGAAATCGCCAGCGGCGCGCTGACGCGGCTGACGGACAGCCCGCTCAACGATGCGATGGCGGACTGGGCGCCCTAGCCAATCGGCGGGGCATCGTTGGCCGGATTTCGGTGTAAGCAGGAGTAGGATTATTCTGTTTCGAAGGATCCGATATGCGTGAACTGCATCCCGATATCGCCCGCGTGATCATTTCCGAGGACGAGATTCAAGCGCGTGTGGCGCAGATCGCCGCGCAGCTCGAGGAAGATTACGCCCACGCCGACGAAATCTACATGGTCGGCATACTCAAGGGCGCCTTCATCTTCCTCGCCGACCTGGCGCGCTGCCTGCACAAGCGCCACGTCGTCGATTTCATGGCCGTTTCGAGCTACGGCATGACGGCCACAACGACCGGCGCGGTGCGTATCCTGATGGATCTGCGCGAGCCCATCCAAAACCGCCACGTGTTGATCGTCGAGGACATCCTCGACTCGGGCAACACGCTCGCTTACCTCTATCACACCCTGCAGGAACGCCGGCCGGCGTCGTTGAAGACCTGCGTGCTGTGTAAGAAGCAACGGGAACACGCCGACGTGCCGATCGATTATCTGGGCTTCGAGATTCCAGACGTGTGGGTAGTGGGCTACGGCCTGGATTTCGCCGAAACGCACCGCACGCTGCCCTACATCGGGGAACTCAAGCCCGAGATCTACCAGAACGTGGAATGATGTTTGCACACTACACCCATTTCGAATTGCACGAAACCGAATTTCGATAACGGAACTCGCAGGTGATGCCGTCCATCGATCTGCCCGAACCGGAACGACAGGGAGCGCTTTCGCTCGAGGAGGCGCTCGCCGTACGCCGTTCCGTGCGCGAATTTACTTCCCAGCCGTTGAGCGCGCAGCAAATCTCGCAGCTTCTCTGGGCGGCGCAGGGACAAACGCATGGCAGCGGCCTGCGGACGGCGCCTTCCGCCGGCGCGCTGTATGCGCTCGAAGTCTATTTGATCGATTCACGGGGGGTTTTCCACTACCATCCTGAGGGACATACCTTGTCGGCGCACGTCGCCGGCGACGTGCGAAAAGACGTGTGCCAGATGGCGCTCGGACAGGAATCGA contains these protein-coding regions:
- the hpt gene encoding hypoxanthine phosphoribosyltransferase, producing MRELHPDIARVIISEDEIQARVAQIAAQLEEDYAHADEIYMVGILKGAFIFLADLARCLHKRHVVDFMAVSSYGMTATTTGAVRILMDLREPIQNRHVLIVEDILDSGNTLAYLYHTLQERRPASLKTCVLCKKQREHADVPIDYLGFEIPDVWVVGYGLDFAETHRTLPYIGELKPEIYQNVE
- a CDS encoding SagB/ThcOx family dehydrogenase; its protein translation is MPSIDLPEPERQGALSLEEALAVRRSVREFTSQPLSAQQISQLLWAAQGQTHGSGLRTAPSAGALYALEVYLIDSRGVFHYHPEGHTLSAHVAGDVRKDVCQMALGQESILQAPCTIVLAAVFERTAIRYGPERTPRYVHMEAGHAAQNVLLQAAALGLCAVPIGAFEDEGLRALLALPLDHEPLYLIPVGYPG